The stretch of DNA AAAAAGAAAAACTCCACAGTAATTTGATCTTGGGCCATTCAGAGATTAATAGAATTAAGCTTTTTGTATGTTGAAGGTGCAGTCCAAAAAGTCATTTAACTGACTTTTTGGACTGCACTTGTTTTTTTTTACGCATTTATCCTTTGATCATAGGATTCTTTCAGGCGTTTTATATCCTCTTTAGGTGGGAAACCATACATGCGGGAATATTCACGGCTGAATTGCGATGGACTCTCATAACCAACCCGAAATGCGACATCAGCGGCATCTGTTGACTCAGACAATAACAATTGCCGGGCTTTTTGTAGTCTTAGGTGTTTTTGGAATTGAATAGGGCTCATCGCAGTTACCTCTTTAAAGTGCCGATGAAGGGAAGAAACGCTCATATTTGCTATTTCCGCAAGTTCCTCGGTTCGAATAGAGCGATCATAGTTATTCATGATCTTTTCAATAACATCTCCGATAAGATAGGAAGAACTTCCTTCTAATGCAATTTGTTCCAGAGAACCTCCATGCTGGCCTTGCAAAATCCTATAGAGAATTTCCTTTGTATACAGAGGAGCAAGTACTGGAATATCGTCCGGATTTTCTAGCAAACGAGCTAA from Neobacillus sp. CF12 encodes:
- a CDS encoding AraC family transcriptional regulator, whose translation is MTDSIYKCQIELANIIEKYTGQDGPHSTAIPSLFFIRRSNVTELNHSIYKPCLCIIVQGAKEVFLAQEPFRYSPSDYLVASVDLPVFGQVTEASPDVPYLALTLEFTPSQILEVIRDFKIPGKKKENARRGMFVNPIESPMLDAVIRLARLLENPDDIPVLAPLYTKEILYRILQGQHGGSLEQIALEGSSSYLIGDVIEKIMNNYDRSIRTEELAEIANMSVSSLHRHFKEVTAMSPIQFQKHLRLQKARQLLLSESTDAADVAFRVGYESPSQFSREYSRMYGFPPKEDIKRLKESYDQRINA